Proteins encoded by one window of Halobaculum halobium:
- a CDS encoding amino acid ABC transporter permease, with protein MATDSGRAAERDRGFLEQLNDRTFRRLGVVGTTAFALGVALFIGYILTVRVDYALLINIVYPQFTFAFLRVIGIVLVSSVLSVIAGVMVGLARVSQTRVTSSIAKSYIEFFRGTPLLFQLFVIYLGVPQLWPPGQFPIQGFNYYAAVIGLTLNHAAYVGEALRGGIESIPDGQMEASRSLGMSYIQSMREVILPQAWRNSLAAIGNDQVILVKDTSLLTVLAIPELLSAFRQINSATFDAWTPIVLVAIAYLMITVPLGKVIRTLEARADPATHGGDD; from the coding sequence ATGGCGACAGACTCCGGGCGCGCGGCCGAGCGGGACCGCGGCTTCCTCGAACAGCTGAACGACCGCACTTTCCGGCGACTCGGCGTCGTCGGGACGACGGCGTTCGCGCTCGGCGTCGCGCTGTTCATCGGGTACATCCTGACCGTTCGGGTCGACTACGCCCTGCTGATCAACATCGTCTACCCGCAGTTCACGTTCGCGTTCCTGCGCGTCATCGGGATCGTCCTGGTCTCCAGCGTGTTGTCGGTTATCGCCGGAGTGATGGTCGGCCTCGCGCGCGTCTCTCAGACGCGGGTGACGAGTTCGATCGCGAAGAGCTACATCGAGTTCTTCCGCGGGACGCCGCTGCTGTTCCAGCTGTTCGTGATCTACCTGGGCGTGCCGCAGCTGTGGCCGCCGGGGCAGTTCCCCATCCAGGGGTTCAACTACTACGCCGCGGTCATCGGCCTGACGCTCAACCACGCCGCGTACGTCGGCGAGGCGCTCCGGGGAGGCATCGAGTCGATCCCGGACGGCCAGATGGAGGCCTCCCGCTCGTTGGGGATGAGCTACATCCAGTCGATGCGAGAGGTGATCCTCCCGCAGGCGTGGCGCAACTCGCTGGCCGCCATCGGCAACGACCAGGTGATCCTCGTGAAGGACACCTCGCTGCTGACGGTGCTGGCGATCCCGGAACTGCTGTCGGCGTTCCGGCAGATCAACTCCGCGACGTTCGACGCGTGGACGCCCATCGTCCTCGTCGCGATCGCGTACCTCATGATCACCGTCCCGCTCGGGAAGGTGATTCGGACGCTCGAGGCCCGCGCCGACCCGGCGACCCACGGAGGTGACGACTGA
- a CDS encoding transporter gives MGDAQTSSGAMGTDRSNAAGVGDRVSFGAGAVAGLGAYLLGYLVTYVTQAGAMRDRLSGLNFLASLFGGDPVAAWQGVGWYFYNAHFVSVVSPTFGGGTRSSDLLASADANLAYLYAVPPVALLLAGAAVAAINDSSDPTDGALAALGVVPAYFALAVVGTVLFAYGVGDAGSVHPDYVTGALLAGLVYPAVFGSVGGALASAVRSA, from the coding sequence ATGGGGGATGCACAGACGTCTTCGGGAGCGATGGGAACTGACAGATCGAACGCAGCGGGCGTCGGTGATCGGGTCTCGTTCGGCGCCGGCGCGGTCGCGGGGCTGGGCGCGTACCTCCTCGGGTACCTCGTGACGTACGTGACCCAGGCGGGCGCGATGCGCGACCGGCTCTCGGGGCTGAACTTCCTCGCGAGCCTGTTCGGCGGCGACCCGGTCGCCGCGTGGCAGGGCGTCGGCTGGTACTTCTACAACGCGCACTTCGTGAGCGTCGTGTCGCCGACGTTCGGCGGCGGGACGCGTTCGTCGGACCTGCTGGCGAGCGCCGATGCGAACCTGGCGTATCTGTACGCGGTGCCGCCGGTCGCGCTGCTGCTGGCCGGCGCCGCCGTCGCCGCGATCAACGACAGTTCTGACCCGACCGACGGCGCGCTGGCCGCCCTCGGCGTCGTCCCCGCGTACTTCGCGCTCGCGGTCGTCGGTACCGTCCTGTTCGCGTACGGGGTCGGCGACGCGGGGAGCGTCCACCCGGACTACGTCACGGGAGCGTTGCTTGCCGGCCTCGTCTATCCCGCCGTCTTCGGCAGCGTCGGCGGGGCCCTCGCGTCGGCCGTGCGCTCGGCGTGA
- a CDS encoding TatD family hydrolase, translating into MSEDLGTPVLDNHLHLDPEHGRGMAAVDDFARLGGTHLIVVNKPSWHLGPVPSDAEAFRSVFETTIEATREASERLRGRAWPVLGVHPGLVSRLVDDEGYDPAAARDLMREGLAIAAEFVDEGRALGLKSGRPHYDVSDAVWDASNAVMRRAFEHGAELNCAVQLHSEASEDLTELAEWAVDAGMEPTQVVKHYASGRLAGPTPSVMCEKDWLRTAAERGEPFVMETDFVDDPEKPGMVLGPKTVPRRVRWLLDEGYDDAVATAHVETPRAVYDIDTEATLSESASE; encoded by the coding sequence ATGAGCGAGGATCTTGGGACGCCCGTGCTCGACAACCACCTCCACCTCGACCCCGAGCACGGTCGGGGTATGGCCGCCGTCGACGATTTCGCCCGGCTGGGCGGCACGCACCTGATCGTCGTCAACAAGCCCTCCTGGCACCTCGGACCGGTTCCGTCCGACGCCGAAGCGTTCCGGTCGGTGTTCGAGACGACGATCGAGGCAACCCGCGAGGCGAGCGAGCGGCTCCGCGGCCGCGCGTGGCCTGTCCTCGGCGTCCATCCGGGCCTGGTATCCCGACTCGTCGACGACGAGGGGTACGACCCCGCTGCGGCGCGGGACTTGATGCGGGAGGGTCTCGCGATTGCCGCGGAGTTCGTCGACGAGGGGCGCGCGCTCGGACTGAAGTCAGGTCGCCCGCACTACGACGTGTCTGACGCCGTCTGGGACGCCTCGAACGCGGTGATGCGCCGCGCGTTCGAACACGGCGCCGAGCTGAACTGCGCGGTGCAGCTCCACAGCGAGGCCAGCGAGGACCTCACCGAACTCGCCGAGTGGGCGGTCGACGCAGGGATGGAACCCACGCAGGTCGTGAAACACTACGCGTCTGGGCGGCTGGCCGGACCGACGCCGAGCGTGATGTGCGAGAAAGACTGGCTGCGGACGGCCGCCGAGCGCGGCGAGCCGTTCGTGATGGAGACGGACTTCGTCGACGACCCGGAGAAGCCGGGGATGGTGCTTGGACCGAAGACAGTTCCGCGGCGCGTTCGGTGGCTGCTCGACGAAGGATACGACGACGCGGTGGCGACTGCTCACGTCGAGACGCCGCGGGCGGTCTACGACATCGACACCGAGGCGACGCTCTCGGAGTCGGCGTCGGAGTAA
- a CDS encoding replication factor C large subunit, whose protein sequence is MTDWTERYRPSSLSELRGNDKAVKGVREWADTWDDHREGLVVHGSPGVGKTSAAHALAADMGWETVELNASDQRTADVIERYAGRAANNATLSGSSGGDDTGGRQLVILDEADNIHGNYDRGGKSAVTELVKNAGQPVVLIANEYYEMSRGLRNATQDVEFRDVGKRSIVPVLRDVCRKEGIEFDSDALDRIAERNDGDLRGAVNDLQAVADGRAHLTLEDVITGDRDRSMGIFPFLDLVLKEGTSAREALQSSYDVDETPDDLTKWIEDNMLKVYDAEEATRAYDHLADADVWLGRVWASQNYSYWRYAGDNLSAGVAAARDGTKGGWTRWGRPQFYHSTSNTSDDVVRAIAERGGFSMDTARRAVLPYLQAMTHHCKPRDLTVEMAAAYELDEAHVSFVTGSGETTNKVQSVVEDAEELRAERMEEHSGGAFAGVAPSTEAEADADADDGTAGDDGQTSLADTGDDGEEQGDDAARDADPEAAEEDDGQSGLSDFM, encoded by the coding sequence ATGACCGACTGGACGGAGAGGTACCGCCCGTCCTCGCTTTCGGAGCTCCGGGGCAACGACAAGGCGGTGAAGGGAGTCCGCGAGTGGGCCGACACGTGGGACGACCACCGAGAGGGACTCGTGGTGCACGGGTCGCCCGGCGTCGGGAAGACCTCCGCGGCGCACGCGCTGGCGGCCGACATGGGCTGGGAGACGGTCGAGTTGAACGCCTCAGATCAGCGCACCGCCGACGTGATCGAGCGGTACGCGGGCCGCGCCGCCAACAACGCGACGCTCAGCGGCTCCTCCGGTGGCGACGACACCGGCGGCCGCCAACTCGTCATCCTCGACGAGGCCGACAACATCCACGGGAACTACGACCGCGGGGGCAAGAGCGCAGTAACAGAGTTAGTGAAGAACGCCGGCCAGCCGGTGGTCCTCATCGCCAACGAGTACTACGAGATGAGTCGCGGCCTCCGGAATGCGACGCAGGACGTCGAGTTCCGCGACGTGGGCAAACGCTCCATCGTGCCCGTCCTCCGCGACGTCTGTCGCAAGGAGGGGATCGAGTTCGACTCTGACGCGCTCGACCGCATCGCCGAGCGGAACGACGGCGACCTCCGCGGCGCCGTCAACGACCTGCAGGCGGTCGCCGACGGGAGAGCACACCTCACGCTTGAGGACGTGATCACCGGCGACCGCGACCGCTCGATGGGGATCTTCCCGTTCCTCGATCTGGTGCTCAAAGAGGGAACCTCCGCCCGCGAGGCGCTCCAGTCCAGCTACGACGTGGACGAGACTCCCGACGACCTGACGAAGTGGATCGAGGACAACATGCTGAAGGTGTACGACGCGGAGGAGGCGACCCGCGCGTACGACCACTTGGCCGACGCGGACGTGTGGCTCGGCCGCGTGTGGGCGAGCCAGAACTACTCCTACTGGCGCTACGCCGGCGACAACCTCTCGGCGGGCGTCGCCGCCGCCCGCGACGGCACCAAGGGCGGGTGGACGCGGTGGGGCCGCCCGCAGTTCTACCACTCCACGTCGAACACGAGCGACGACGTGGTGCGCGCCATCGCCGAGCGCGGCGGCTTCTCGATGGACACCGCTCGCCGCGCCGTCCTCCCGTACCTCCAGGCGATGACGCACCACTGCAAGCCCCGCGATCTGACGGTCGAGATGGCCGCCGCCTACGAGCTCGACGAAGCGCACGTCTCGTTCGTCACGGGGTCGGGCGAGACGACGAACAAGGTGCAGTCCGTCGTCGAGGACGCCGAGGAGCTGCGGGCCGAGCGCATGGAGGAACACTCCGGCGGCGCGTTCGCGGGCGTCGCGCCGAGCACGGAGGCTGAAGCCGACGCGGACGCCGACGACGGGACCGCCGGCGACGACGGGCAGACGAGTCTCGCCGACACCGGCGACGACGGGGAGGAGCAAGGGGACGACGCTGCGCGCGACGCGGACCCCGAGGCCGCCGAGGAGGACGACGGCCAGTCCGGACTGTCGGACTTCATGTAG
- a CDS encoding DUF2150 family protein, which produces MSESEETFYTADRWQNWLDRVAEEDLDPENEDSARLLLNLQDDTAIAIAKILAAYDDDRLSEQEATDEIADIRDIVLEDVDIADEEKAMLIDGVQTSQVCVFYAAEEYVVGGAADEGTVAEYVEAAAAAEAEEDVDAALGYLVQAGTRIIDGDELPLDLVEDLEYGFVSEWVNGLDSLQSAMADPEVVEEDE; this is translated from the coding sequence ATGAGCGAATCCGAGGAGACGTTCTACACCGCCGACCGGTGGCAGAACTGGCTCGACCGCGTGGCGGAAGAAGACCTCGATCCCGAAAACGAGGACTCCGCCCGGTTGCTGCTCAATCTTCAGGACGACACCGCGATCGCGATCGCGAAGATCCTCGCAGCATACGACGACGACCGGCTGAGTGAACAAGAGGCGACCGACGAGATCGCCGACATCCGCGACATCGTGCTGGAAGACGTCGACATCGCGGACGAGGAGAAGGCGATGCTGATCGACGGCGTCCAGACGAGTCAGGTGTGCGTGTTCTACGCCGCCGAGGAGTACGTCGTCGGCGGCGCCGCAGACGAGGGAACCGTCGCCGAGTACGTCGAGGCCGCCGCGGCCGCGGAGGCAGAGGAGGACGTCGACGCCGCCCTCGGCTACCTCGTCCAGGCCGGCACCCGAATCATCGACGGCGACGAGCTGCCGCTGGACCTCGTCGAGGACCTCGAATACGGCTTCGTCTCCGAGTGGGTCAACGGGCTCGACTCGCTGCAGTCGGCGATGGCCGACCCCGAAGTCGTCGAGGAAGACGAATAG
- a CDS encoding zinc-dependent alcohol dehydrogenase family protein has translation MQAAVLREYGEPLDVTDVPEPDLDPHGVVVDVEACGICRSDWHAWMGHGEWADDQVPLDYVLGHEPAGTVVAVGERVTSIAEGDRVAVPFNLGCGACPECVNGHGNTCLDGRALGFERAAPGAFAERVHLPYADYNAMRLPEGVAARDVAALGCRFMTAYHALEHRAAVGAGDWVAVHGCGGVGLSAVQVADALGARVIAVDVDDGALSRAENAGADEAVRGDEVDVPDAIESITGRGAHISMDALGRAETCRNSVACLRERGTHVQVGLTTDAEKGEVSLPTDAMSRWEVDFLGSRGMPPTRYDELLGLLEAGDLDPGVIVGREVGLDEVPERLAAMTDYETEGVEVLTF, from the coding sequence ATGCAAGCGGCCGTCCTCCGCGAGTACGGGGAGCCACTCGACGTGACCGACGTACCCGAACCGGATCTCGACCCCCACGGCGTCGTCGTCGACGTGGAGGCGTGCGGGATCTGCCGCTCGGACTGGCACGCCTGGATGGGCCACGGCGAGTGGGCCGACGATCAAGTGCCCCTCGATTACGTGCTCGGCCACGAACCCGCGGGCACCGTCGTCGCGGTCGGCGAGCGCGTCACCTCCATCGCGGAGGGCGACCGCGTCGCCGTCCCGTTCAACCTCGGCTGCGGCGCCTGCCCGGAGTGCGTGAACGGGCACGGGAACACCTGTCTGGACGGTCGCGCGCTCGGGTTCGAGCGCGCCGCCCCGGGCGCGTTCGCCGAACGGGTCCACCTGCCCTACGCCGACTACAACGCGATGCGCCTGCCCGAAGGGGTCGCCGCCCGCGACGTGGCCGCGCTCGGCTGCCGGTTCATGACGGCGTACCACGCGCTCGAACACCGCGCGGCCGTCGGCGCCGGCGACTGGGTCGCCGTCCACGGCTGCGGCGGCGTCGGGCTCTCTGCGGTCCAGGTCGCCGACGCGCTCGGCGCCCGAGTGATCGCCGTCGACGTGGACGACGGCGCGCTCTCGCGGGCGGAGAACGCGGGCGCCGACGAGGCCGTCCGCGGCGACGAGGTCGACGTGCCAGACGCGATCGAATCGATCACCGGCCGGGGCGCGCACATTTCGATGGACGCGCTCGGCCGTGCGGAGACGTGTCGCAACTCCGTCGCCTGTCTCCGCGAACGCGGCACCCACGTGCAGGTCGGGCTGACGACTGACGCCGAGAAAGGGGAGGTGTCGCTACCGACGGACGCGATGAGCCGCTGGGAGGTCGACTTCCTCGGCTCGCGTGGGATGCCCCCGACGCGGTACGACGAGTTGCTAGGGCTGTTGGAGGCCGGCGACCTGGACCCCGGCGTCATCGTCGGCCGGGAGGTCGGGCTGGACGAGGTACCCGAGCGGCTGGCGGCGATGACAGACTACGAGACCGAGGGTGTGGAGGTACTGACGTTCTGA
- a CDS encoding metal-dependent hydrolase, with product MPSTLVHLALAGLLAAALLRGSTFGRRAVGVVLLATVLPDLDSFVSPFLAGAHRSLGHNALIPVVLLGALAYDTRVRDRSWLRTRVGAAGPEVAWVALAGFAVAGVGLDYVANGVNLFWPVHDQFYALNGRAGLSNQRGFFQTFVELAPEEVRTTENLHYSTGVDPSPGEEPENVERVFPLVWAGWQLLLVATSAAVLAVRFARRE from the coding sequence GTGCCCTCGACGCTCGTTCACCTGGCGCTGGCCGGATTGCTCGCTGCGGCGCTGCTGCGCGGGTCGACGTTCGGTCGGCGCGCGGTCGGAGTCGTCCTCCTGGCGACGGTCCTCCCGGATCTGGACTCGTTCGTCTCGCCGTTCCTCGCGGGCGCACACCGCTCGCTCGGGCACAACGCCTTGATCCCGGTCGTACTCCTCGGCGCACTCGCGTACGACACCCGCGTCCGCGACCGATCGTGGCTCCGCACCAGAGTCGGCGCCGCCGGGCCGGAGGTGGCGTGGGTCGCGCTTGCGGGCTTTGCCGTGGCCGGGGTCGGCCTCGACTACGTCGCCAACGGCGTCAACCTGTTCTGGCCGGTCCACGACCAGTTCTACGCGCTCAACGGCCGCGCCGGGCTGTCGAACCAGCGCGGCTTCTTCCAGACGTTCGTCGAACTCGCTCCCGAGGAGGTGCGCACGACCGAGAACCTCCACTACTCGACGGGCGTCGATCCCTCGCCGGGGGAGGAACCGGAGAACGTCGAGCGCGTGTTTCCGCTGGTGTGGGCGGGGTGGCAGCTCCTGCTCGTGGCGACGAGCGCCGCCGTGCTCGCGGTCCGGTTCGCGCGCCGCGAGTGA
- a CDS encoding thioredoxin family protein — protein sequence MSDTSPAGGSADATHRPRNVDAHEFPGALRDAVAESDLVLVDFYTNGCSICQSIEPVLGGVARNAAVPILLVNPRDDPQLVSDHTIRSVPTLALFEADDDGDPVEVGRLADGFVGADRLAEFVESHR from the coding sequence ATGAGCGACACCTCCCCCGCCGGCGGGTCCGCCGACGCGACACACAGACCCCGGAACGTCGACGCCCACGAGTTCCCCGGGGCACTTCGCGACGCCGTCGCCGAGTCGGATCTCGTCCTCGTCGACTTCTACACGAACGGCTGTTCGATCTGCCAGAGCATCGAACCGGTGCTTGGCGGCGTCGCGCGCAACGCCGCGGTGCCGATCCTGCTGGTGAACCCGCGCGACGACCCGCAGCTCGTGAGCGACCACACGATCCGGTCGGTGCCGACGCTGGCGCTGTTCGAAGCCGATGACGACGGTGATCCGGTGGAAGTCGGTCGGCTCGCGGACGGGTTCGTCGGCGCCGACCGCCTCGCCGAGTTCGTCGAGTCACACCGGTAG
- a CDS encoding metal-dependent hydrolase family protein, with protein sequence MLLRDATLVDVAGIRGGDLRVADGRIEGVGDLEPGGDEAVVDLRGRTVLPGLVDAHVHFSLSGERTVGDVVGMSDAELALVEARNARKTLEAGVTGARVMGARDVDVHVRDRIATGDIPGPQTVANCRSITATGGHGHHLGREITGDDDARRAVREQAARGADFIKFMVTGGVTTPGSDPGAVALTDAEVEAIVDEAHRRGLHTATHAHGTDGVKAAVAAGVDTVEHGTLLDDEAIDMLVSEDVTLVPTLSAPHHIVRNVDAVTEEDRTQTEAVYERHLDSFRRAVDAGVRVAGGTDAGTPFNMHGANAAEVRFMSEHGLEPFDAIVAMTATAAEAVGLDGQGTLDPGTHADLLVLESDPTEDVTALHDPGVVLKAGAVVAGGDVRTKRALADASDDH encoded by the coding sequence ATGCTTCTGCGGGACGCGACGTTGGTCGACGTTGCCGGCATTCGTGGCGGGGACCTTCGGGTGGCCGACGGGCGCATCGAGGGCGTCGGCGACCTGGAGCCCGGCGGCGACGAAGCCGTCGTCGACCTCCGAGGGCGGACCGTCCTCCCGGGACTGGTCGACGCGCACGTCCACTTTTCGCTGTCTGGCGAGCGAACCGTCGGGGACGTGGTCGGCATGAGCGACGCGGAACTCGCCCTGGTGGAGGCGCGAAACGCCCGCAAGACGCTCGAAGCCGGCGTCACCGGCGCCCGTGTGATGGGCGCGCGCGACGTGGACGTGCACGTTCGCGACCGCATCGCGACCGGCGACATCCCGGGACCGCAGACGGTGGCGAACTGCCGGTCGATCACGGCCACCGGCGGCCACGGCCACCACCTCGGCCGCGAAATCACCGGCGACGACGACGCCCGACGGGCCGTCCGCGAGCAGGCGGCCCGCGGCGCGGACTTCATCAAGTTCATGGTGACCGGCGGGGTCACGACGCCCGGCAGCGACCCCGGCGCCGTCGCGCTCACCGACGCCGAAGTCGAGGCGATCGTCGACGAAGCGCACCGGCGCGGACTCCACACGGCGACGCACGCCCACGGCACCGATGGCGTGAAGGCGGCCGTCGCCGCCGGCGTCGACACCGTCGAACACGGAACGCTCCTCGACGACGAGGCGATCGACATGCTCGTCAGCGAGGACGTGACGCTCGTGCCGACGCTGTCGGCGCCCCACCACATCGTCCGCAACGTCGACGCCGTGACCGAGGAGGACCGCACGCAGACCGAGGCGGTGTACGAGCGCCACCTCGACTCGTTCCGCCGCGCTGTCGACGCGGGCGTCCGGGTCGCCGGCGGCACCGACGCGGGAACGCCGTTCAACATGCACGGCGCCAACGCGGCGGAAGTGCGTTTCATGAGCGAGCACGGACTGGAGCCGTTCGACGCGATCGTCGCGATGACCGCGACCGCCGCCGAGGCCGTCGGGCTCGACGGACAGGGGACTCTCGACCCGGGCACGCACGCGGACCTGCTGGTGCTCGAGTCGGACCCGACCGAGGACGTCACGGCGCTTCACGACCCCGGGGTAGTCCTCAAGGCCGGGGCGGTCGTCGCGGGTGGAGATGTGCGGACGAAACGAGCGCTCGCGGACGCGTCCGACGACCACTAG
- a CDS encoding basic amino acid ABC transporter substrate-binding protein has translation MDRRTYLKSAGAAGAALTAAGCLGGGGGSETITIGSDIPYRPFEYETTDGDLTGFDVDIAQAVFTEELGYEHEFVQTSFDTIIPSLNNGNFRVIMSAMTINDERDEEVDFSDPYFTAYQTIVVREDSDISSEEDMAGVRVGVQKGTTGAAAAQSLKEDLGGDLDINEYDQIPDAFSALLNNQVDAVINDNTVSAEFVNGDGEGQVRFVEGEGAASEAGQDAPPYLTLTVENYGIAFREDDDELLEEVNGALATIKENGTYDDIYSEYFAG, from the coding sequence ATGGATAGACGCACCTACCTGAAATCCGCCGGCGCGGCCGGCGCAGCGCTCACGGCGGCCGGCTGTCTCGGCGGCGGTGGCGGAAGCGAGACGATCACCATCGGCTCGGATATCCCGTACCGGCCGTTCGAGTACGAGACGACCGACGGAGACCTGACCGGATTCGACGTGGACATCGCGCAGGCGGTGTTCACCGAGGAACTCGGCTACGAGCACGAGTTCGTCCAGACGTCGTTCGACACGATCATCCCGTCGCTGAACAACGGGAACTTCCGCGTCATCATGTCCGCGATGACGATCAACGACGAGCGCGACGAGGAGGTCGACTTCTCTGACCCGTACTTCACGGCGTACCAGACCATCGTCGTGCGCGAGGACTCCGACATCTCCTCGGAGGAGGACATGGCGGGCGTTCGCGTCGGCGTCCAGAAGGGCACCACCGGCGCGGCCGCCGCTCAGTCGCTCAAAGAGGACCTCGGGGGCGACCTCGATATCAACGAGTACGACCAGATCCCCGACGCGTTCAGCGCCCTGCTGAACAACCAGGTCGACGCCGTGATCAACGACAACACCGTCAGCGCAGAGTTCGTCAACGGCGACGGCGAGGGGCAGGTCCGATTCGTCGAGGGCGAGGGCGCCGCCAGCGAGGCCGGGCAAGATGCGCCGCCGTATCTCACGCTCACCGTCGAGAACTACGGGATCGCGTTCCGCGAGGACGACGACGAACTCCTCGAAGAAGTCAACGGCGCGCTCGCGACGATCAAGGAGAACGGCACGTACGACGACATCTACAGCGAGTACTTCGCCGGGTAA
- a CDS encoding GNAT family N-acetyltransferase, with protein sequence MDETADHGATVRPYDAGDADALWALKRGFETGLGAGTGGDEKAATYEAKLTDEYRRRWLDWVERCVDEQAATVTVADAGDPSGELVGYVFVLPESLSFVWDAAVLNEVYLRPEFRGTGVADDLMDAALATAGEQDLPLDRMVLDVDRANDRARAFYERYGFEHWGELIARDL encoded by the coding sequence ATGGACGAGACTGCCGATCACGGGGCGACTGTCCGGCCGTACGACGCCGGCGACGCCGACGCGCTGTGGGCGCTGAAGCGCGGCTTCGAGACGGGGTTGGGCGCCGGCACCGGCGGCGACGAGAAGGCGGCGACCTACGAGGCGAAGCTGACCGACGAGTATCGCCGCCGCTGGCTCGACTGGGTCGAGCGCTGCGTCGACGAACAGGCGGCGACGGTGACCGTCGCCGACGCGGGCGACCCGAGCGGGGAGCTCGTCGGCTACGTGTTCGTCCTCCCGGAGTCGCTCTCGTTCGTCTGGGACGCCGCGGTGCTCAACGAGGTGTACCTCCGCCCCGAGTTCCGCGGAACCGGCGTCGCCGACGATCTAATGGACGCGGCGCTGGCGACCGCCGGCGAGCAGGACCTCCCGCTGGACAGGATGGTGCTCGACGTGGACCGAGCGAACGACCGGGCTCGGGCGTTCTACGAGCGGTACGGCTTCGAGCACTGGGGCGAGCTGATCGCTCGCGACCTCTGA
- a CDS encoding amino acid ABC transporter ATP-binding protein: MSLLEFEQVNKYFGETHVLKDIDLEIDEQEVAVVIGPSGSGKSTLLRCTNRLEEIQSGEIRLDGVPLTDPDADINRLRQRIGMVFQSFNLFPHKTALENVALAPHKVKGVKKSKAESEARYLLERVGLGAQTGSYPSELSGGQQQRVAIARALAMDPDVMLFDEVTSALDPELVGEVLEVMRDLADEGMTMMVVTHEMGFAREVADTITLMSEGRVVERTPPEQFFDKPTTDRGQRFLSKLL; the protein is encoded by the coding sequence ATGTCCCTCCTGGAGTTCGAGCAGGTGAACAAATACTTCGGCGAGACGCACGTCCTGAAGGACATCGACCTGGAGATCGACGAACAGGAGGTGGCCGTCGTCATCGGCCCCTCCGGCTCCGGGAAGTCGACGCTGCTTCGGTGCACGAACCGACTGGAGGAGATTCAGTCGGGAGAGATCCGGCTCGACGGCGTGCCGCTCACCGACCCGGATGCCGACATCAACCGCCTCCGACAGCGCATCGGAATGGTGTTCCAGTCGTTCAACCTCTTCCCGCACAAGACGGCGCTGGAGAACGTCGCGCTGGCACCGCACAAGGTGAAGGGCGTGAAGAAGTCGAAGGCCGAGTCGGAGGCGCGCTACCTCCTGGAACGCGTCGGTCTCGGCGCTCAGACCGGCTCGTACCCGAGCGAGCTCTCGGGCGGACAGCAACAGCGGGTCGCCATCGCCCGCGCGCTCGCGATGGACCCCGACGTGATGCTGTTCGACGAGGTGACGAGCGCGCTCGACCCCGAACTCGTCGGGGAGGTGCTTGAGGTCATGCGCGACCTCGCTGACGAGGGGATGACGATGATGGTCGTCACTCACGAGATGGGCTTCGCCCGCGAAGTCGCCGACACGATCACGCTCATGTCCGAGGGACGGGTCGTCGAGCGGACGCCGCCAGAGCAGTTCTTCGATAAGCCGACGACCGATCGCGGGCAGCGGTTCCTCTCGAAGTTGCTGTAG
- a CDS encoding DUF7344 domain-containing protein, translating to MFDETIALTGGEQHNENRHLTEDEVFEILSNRRRRFVFHFLKRHRRRVYLRELAEHVAAWENGKSIRELSSAETKRVKTALHQHHLPKMDDEGFVEYDSGRETVVLTDGAADLEVYLDVVPGADVPWSLYYLGVSAFGVLAISLTEFDVGAASLVPDLGIGIGFCVAVLVSAGAHTYFNYSRLRLGSTTRPPEVRK from the coding sequence ATGTTCGACGAGACCATCGCACTCACAGGGGGAGAACAGCACAACGAAAACAGACACCTCACAGAAGACGAGGTGTTCGAGATACTGAGCAACCGGCGTCGCCGGTTTGTCTTTCACTTTCTGAAGCGACATCGCAGACGAGTCTATCTTCGGGAACTCGCGGAACACGTCGCGGCCTGGGAGAACGGCAAATCGATCCGCGAGCTCTCCTCGGCCGAGACGAAGCGCGTGAAGACAGCCCTCCACCAGCACCACCTCCCGAAGATGGACGACGAGGGGTTCGTCGAGTACGACTCGGGCCGCGAGACGGTCGTCCTTACCGACGGGGCGGCCGACCTCGAAGTCTATCTCGACGTCGTTCCGGGGGCCGACGTCCCCTGGAGCCTCTACTACCTCGGCGTCTCGGCGTTCGGCGTCCTCGCGATCTCGCTCACGGAATTTGATGTCGGCGCCGCGTCGCTGGTCCCCGATCTTGGTATCGGGATCGGATTCTGTGTGGCCGTCCTCGTCTCGGCGGGGGCCCACACGTACTTCAACTACTCCCGACTCCGGCTCGGGAGCACCACGAGGCCGCCCGAGGTGCGGAAGTGA